A segment of the Cohnella algarum genome:
CTTCCAACAGCTTCGCTTTCTGCTCCTGGAACTTGAACCGCTCGTCCTCGATCTGCCTGCGCAGCGTCTCCACTTCCCGCCGCAACCGTTCCGCGGCCTGACGCTCCGACTCCGCCCGCCTGCGGTCCTGTTCCAGCGAAGCGATCATCGTGTCGACCTTGAGCTCGTTGTCGCCCACTTCGCCGCGGGCGAAATCGATGATCGCCCGAGGCAACCCGAGCCGGCTGGCGATCGCGAGCGCGTTGCTTCGGCCGGGTACCCCGACGAGCAGACGGTATGTCGGCGCAAGCGTCGCCACGTCGAACTCCATGCTCGCATTGATCACGCCTTCGCGGTTGTAGGCGTAAGCCTTCAATTCGCTGTAGTGGGTCGTCGCGATAATCCGGCAGCCGATGCCGTGCAGATGCTCCAGAATCGCGATCGCGAGCGCCGAGCCCTCTGCCGGGTCCGTGCCGGCTCCCAGTTCGTCCAGCAGCACGAGGCTGTACGGCGTCACCCGATCCAGCATGCCGATCAGGTTCGTCATGTGGCTGGAAAACGTGCTCAAATTTTGCTCGATGCTCTGCTCGTCGCCGATGTCGGCGAAAATGCCGTCAAAGACGCATAAAACGCTTCCTTCATCGGCCGGGACGAACAGTCCGGACATCGCCATCAGGCTCAACAGTCCGACCGTTTTGAGCGAAACCGTTTTGCCGCCGGTATTGGGCCCGGTCACGATGATCGCGGAATAGTCCCCCCGAGTTCGACGTCGATCGGTACGACGGCTTTCTCGGGGATCAGCGGATGCCGGGCCCGCCTGAGGCTCAGCTTTCCTTCTCCGTTCATGGCGGGAAGGACCGCAAACTGCGACTCGGCGAGCGCCGCTTTGGCAAAAATAAAATCGACGTAGCCGAGCGATTCGTTGTCGGAGGCGAGCAGCTCCGCCTTTTCTCCGACGAGGGCGCTCAGCCGGCGAAGAATCCGCTCGATTTCCTTCTGTTCCTGCAGCTTGTGCTCCCGAAGCTTGTTGCCGAGCTGCAGCACCGCTTCCGGTTCGATAAACAGCGTCGCTCCGCTGCCGGACTGATCGTGCACGATGCCTCCGAAATGCGCGCGATATTCCTGCTTGACCGGAATGACGTAGCGGTCGCCCCGGATCGTCACCAGCGCTTCCTGGAGCATCTTCTGAACGGATGCCGAGCGAATGAGGCTGTCCAGCTTTTCCCGGATGCGGCTCTCTCCCGTCCGGATGTCCCGGCGCGCGGCCGCAAGCTCCGGGCTCGCGGAATCCAAAACGTCGCCCTGGTCGTCGATGCAGCGGCGAATTTCGTCCTCCAGCGGCTTCGCGTCGATAAGCGGCTCGACCAAGTCCTCCAGCAGCGGGATTTCGATTTCTTCCGCGCCCGCGGATACGTATTTGCGGACGCGGCGAATTCCCCGAATGAGCAACGCGATCTCCATCAGCTCGGACGGTCCCAGTGCGCCCCCCAGCTTGGCGCGCTGCAGCTGCGGCCGCACGTCGGTCACGCCGCCGAAAGGCGGAGCTCCCTTGAGCGCGGCCAAACGGAACGCTTCGTTCGTCACGGCGAGGCGACGGTTCACTTCCGCCAAATCCGCGGACGGACGCAGCTTTGCCGCTTCCTCCTTGCCGATCGACGTTGCCGCGAATTCGGTCAGCTTTTGCAAAATTTTATCGTATTCCAATGTATATAACGCCTTGTCGTTCACGGCGAGGTCCAACTCCTCTCAGCCCTTATTATAGCCGAAAGCGGCGCCGCTTGCGAAACCTTCCAACATAGACGCCCCCAGAAGAGGAAACACTAAGCGCACGACCGGTTAATCCGGCCATTCACTTGGCTTAAGGAGGCAAAGACATGAAATTTCTCGGGCATGTCGTTCGCTTTATCGTGTCCGCGCTCGTCCTCATGATCGTCGGCTTTCTCGTTCCCCAATTTTCGGTTGGCGGATTTTGGAGCGCGCTGCTGCTGGCCCTTGTCATCGCCGTCCTCGGATGGATTATCGAGGGGATTTTCGGCAAGCGCGTAACCCCGTTCGGCAGGGGCATCGTCGGGTTTTTGACGAGCGCGATCGTGATCTGGCTGGCGCAGTTCGTCGTGGGAAATGTGGACGTAACGCTGCTTGGCGCCTTGCTGGCCGCGCTGGTGATCGGCATCATCGATCTGTTCATCCCGGTCGGCAATCCGTTTCGCGCCGGGAAGAACCATTCCTGAAGAAAGTTGCGGTATGCGATCGGCTCCCCTCGACTGCGCCTTATCGGCTGCGGCTGCGGGGGCCGTCGCTTTTTATTGGGGCTTTCCGATATGGTATGATATTGCAGGAGGCGGGACAACTCCCGCCCTGGACAATGAGACCATACCGGAGGGGAAATCAATGCAAAAGAAATGGGCTGCGTTGCTGACTTCCGCCGCTCTTGCCCTCGCCTTGTCGGCGTGCGGCGGAGGCGGAAACGAGAGCGATTCGAACGCCGCGGAGGAAGCGGCGGCCAGCGCTTCGGAAACGTTGACGATCAAGGCGTCGAACTGGGCGTTCGACCAATCCGAATACGCCATTCCGAAAGATACGCAGGTGGAAATCGAACTCCTCAACGAGGAGGGCGCGCACGGAATCGAAATCGAAGGCGCGGACGTCAAGCTGGACGGCTCCAAAAAGTCCAAAGTGGTCACGCTGGAAGCCGGCACTTATACGATCAAGTGCAACATCATGTGCGGCACCGGTCATTTGAATATGACCGCCAAGCTCGTCGTTCAGTAAAAAGAACCCGGAAGGCCCGCGCAGGGGTCGACCTCGTTTCGCAATCCGCCTTTTGCGGCGAAACGGGTCGGCCCTTTCGTTTGCCGGGCCGCTCTCATGCAAAGCCTTGAACGACATCCATTATTGAAATGCTTTTTCGACGCCGGATTCGGCCCGCTTCTTTACTTCCTCTTTCAAATCGGAGGCGGAATCCTGCTTCAAGCCATTTTGCAAATATTTAAGGACGGCATCCTTGAGCGGCTTGTCATCCTTTTCTTCTTTTTTCATCAGTCTGGACAGCACCGTGTTTTCTTCCGGATCTTTGACCGATCCCGCGGTTGCCCGGGTTGCGTATTCGGCCGCTTGCTTTATGTTGCTTTGTTCGGAAAGCAGCACATCTTCATAAGAGTCCGGATGCTTGTATTTTAAAGTTTGCTGCCTGTCATGGGTCGGCATCATATGGCTGGCCGTCATGACTTCGTCGTAGCTGTGATGCCGCTTGTCCCCTACGAGCGCTCCGAGCATGGCAGCCCTTAAAACCTCCATCGTCGGATACTTGTCCGGTTCCTTGTCCACGATATTTTCCACCCGGCCGCCTTCCGCTTTCGTCAGCGCATCCTCGTAAAGATTCAAATAGCCGAGCGTATGCCC
Coding sequences within it:
- a CDS encoding cytochrome C oxidase subunit II, which encodes MQKKWAALLTSAALALALSACGGGGNESDSNAAEEAAASASETLTIKASNWAFDQSEYAIPKDTQVEIELLNEEGAHGIEIEGADVKLDGSKKSKVVTLEAGTYTIKCNIMCGTGHLNMTAKLVVQ
- a CDS encoding phage holin family protein; translation: MKFLGHVVRFIVSALVLMIVGFLVPQFSVGGFWSALLLALVIAVLGWIIEGIFGKRVTPFGRGIVGFLTSAIVIWLAQFVVGNVDVTLLGALLAALVIGIIDLFIPVGNPFRAGKNHS